In Methanocaldococcus lauensis, a single genomic region encodes these proteins:
- the selD gene encoding selenide, water dikinase SelD codes for MDKKNEKNKIKLTELVKLHGUACKLPSTELEYLVKGIVTDEDLSDKNILVGLGDDASIIKRNGLVIAKTVDVFTPIVDDPYIQGKIAASNSTSDIYAMGLLDIIGVLAIVGIPEKLPIPIVREMLKGFQDFCRENKTSIVGGHTILNPWPLIGGAVTGVGREEEVLTKGGAKEGDVLILTKPLGTQTAMALNRIPEEFENLLNITTEEKNYIVNRAIEIMTTSNRYGLLALRKAEERVGDKIGNALTDITGFGILGHSNEMAKNSNVLIEITTLPCIRKTPELSKMFGHALLEGYGAETAGGLLISAKKEYKDDLIDELEKYKCYSFEVGRVLKKGEGKAVLSKDVKVIEV; via the coding sequence ATGGATAAAAAGAATGAAAAAAATAAAATAAAATTAACTGAATTGGTTAAATTACACGGATGAGCTTGCAAACTGCCCAGCACCGAGTTAGAGTATTTAGTAAAAGGCATAGTTACTGATGAGGATTTAAGCGATAAAAATATTTTAGTTGGCTTAGGAGATGATGCATCAATAATTAAAAGAAATGGTTTAGTTATAGCAAAAACAGTTGATGTCTTTACGCCAATAGTTGATGATCCATATATACAGGGAAAGATAGCGGCATCCAATTCTACAAGCGATATATATGCTATGGGACTTTTAGATATTATAGGAGTTTTGGCAATAGTAGGAATTCCAGAAAAATTGCCAATACCAATAGTTAGAGAAATGTTAAAGGGCTTCCAAGATTTTTGTAGAGAGAATAAAACTTCAATAGTTGGAGGGCATACAATACTAAATCCATGGCCCTTAATTGGAGGAGCAGTTACTGGTGTTGGTAGAGAGGAGGAAGTATTAACAAAAGGAGGAGCAAAAGAGGGAGATGTTTTAATACTAACAAAACCCTTGGGAACTCAAACAGCGATGGCTCTAAATAGAATTCCAGAAGAGTTTGAAAATCTATTAAATATAACTACTGAGGAAAAAAATTATATTGTTAATAGAGCAATAGAGATAATGACAACATCAAACAGATATGGATTGTTAGCTTTAAGAAAAGCAGAAGAAAGAGTTGGAGATAAAATAGGTAATGCATTAACAGACATTACAGGATTTGGAATATTGGGACATTCAAATGAAATGGCTAAAAATAGCAATGTTTTAATTGAAATTACTACTTTACCATGCATAAGAAAAACACCTGAATTAAGTAAAATGTTTGGCCACGCATTATTGGAAGGTTATGGAGCAGAAACTGCTGGAGGTTTATTAATATCAGCAAAAAAAGAATATAAAGATGACTTAATTGATGAATTGGAAAAATATAAATGTTATTCATTTGAAGTTGGTAGAGTGTTAAAGAAAGGAGAAGGTAAGGCAGTTTTATCAAAGGATGTTAAAGTTATTGAAGTATAA
- the purC gene encoding phosphoribosylaminoimidazolesuccinocarboxamide synthase, producing MEINLNEILKKEPMYSGKAKSIYEIDEDKVLIEFRDDITAGNGAKHDVKEGKGHLNALISSKLFEILNENGVETHYIKYIEPRYMVAKKVEIIPIEVIVRNIAAGSLCRRYPFEEGKELPFPIIQFDYKNDKYGDPMLNDDIAVALGLATREELNKMREIALKVNDVLKKFFDERGIILVDFKIEIGRTKNGKLVVADEISPDTMRLWDKNTRDVLDKDVFRKDLGDVIAKYKIVAEKILQ from the coding sequence ATGGAGATAAACTTAAATGAAATATTAAAAAAAGAGCCAATGTACAGTGGGAAGGCAAAGTCAATATATGAAATAGATGAGGATAAAGTTTTAATTGAATTTAGAGATGATATTACAGCAGGGAATGGGGCTAAACATGATGTAAAAGAAGGGAAAGGGCATTTAAACGCTTTAATTTCATCAAAGTTATTTGAAATTTTAAATGAAAATGGAGTGGAGACACATTATATTAAATATATAGAACCAAGGTATATGGTGGCTAAGAAGGTAGAGATAATTCCAATAGAGGTTATAGTTAGGAATATAGCGGCAGGAAGTTTATGTAGGAGATATCCTTTTGAAGAAGGTAAAGAATTACCATTCCCAATTATCCAGTTTGACTACAAAAATGACAAATATGGAGACCCTATGCTAAATGATGATATTGCAGTTGCCTTAGGATTAGCAACGAGAGAGGAACTTAACAAGATGAGAGAAATAGCGTTAAAGGTTAATGATGTGTTAAAAAAATTCTTTGATGAGAGAGGAATAATATTAGTTGATTTTAAAATAGAGATAGGAAGAACAAAGAATGGAAAATTAGTAGTTGCTGACGAAATTAGCCCTGATACTATGAGATTGTGGGATAAAAATACAAGAGATGTCTTAGATAAAGATGTATTTAGAAAAGACTTGGGAGATGTTATTGCTAAGTATAAAATAGTTGCTGAAAAGATATTACAATAA
- the purS gene encoding phosphoribosylformylglycinamidine synthase subunit PurS — protein sequence MYKATVTIKLKKGVLNPEGMTIKRALNFLGYDNVKEVQTYKMIDIIIDEEDEEKVKEKVEEMCKKLLANPVIHDYEIEIKKL from the coding sequence ATGTATAAAGCCACAGTTACAATAAAATTAAAAAAAGGAGTTTTAAACCCAGAAGGAATGACTATAAAGAGAGCTTTAAACTTTTTAGGATATGATAATGTCAAGGAAGTTCAAACATACAAAATGATAGACATTATAATTGATGAGGAAGATGAGGAAAAAGTTAAAGAAAAAGTCGAGGAAATGTGTAAAAAATTATTGGCGAATCCTGTTATTCACGACTATGAAATAGAGATTAAGAAACTATAA
- the pyrE gene encoding orotate phosphoribosyltransferase, whose amino-acid sequence MDKKLKLIKLLKDVGCVKFGDFILSSGKKSNYYIDIKKATTNPEILKLIGEIIAENIKDENVKVAGIELGSVPIATAVSILGQKPLLIIRKKPKDYGTKNKIEGELKEGDNVIVVEDVTTTGNSVLKAVKEIRKYGGVVKKVFVVVDRLEGAKENLQKANVELIPLVTVKELQASQ is encoded by the coding sequence GTGGATAAAAAATTAAAGTTAATAAAGTTACTCAAAGATGTTGGATGTGTAAAATTTGGAGATTTTATTTTATCCTCTGGTAAAAAAAGTAATTACTACATTGACATAAAAAAGGCTACAACAAACCCAGAGATTTTAAAGTTAATAGGAGAAATTATTGCTGAAAATATTAAAGATGAAAATGTGAAAGTTGCTGGTATTGAGTTGGGCTCTGTTCCAATAGCCACGGCAGTTTCTATTTTAGGGCAAAAACCACTATTAATTATTAGAAAAAAACCAAAAGATTACGGAACTAAAAATAAAATAGAGGGAGAATTAAAAGAAGGGGATAATGTTATAGTAGTTGAGGATGTAACAACTACTGGAAACAGTGTTTTAAAAGCAGTTAAAGAAATTAGAAAATATGGAGGTGTTGTTAAAAAAGTTTTTGTTGTTGTAGATAGATTAGAAGGGGCTAAAGAAAATTTACAAAAAGCGAATGTTGAACTAATCCCATTAGTTACTGTAAAAGAATTACAAGCCTCCCAATAA
- a CDS encoding DUF530 family protein: MDNASNLIKSANEFLDSLSELNNKLKEVVIKIKNKNIDEIELNNIISTLEENLKTLQNLKSKMEFLEFDYPYKNVGKLRGSYDSEGLQEIANYSSYLRRIASEKKGILERVKHALVAHKIALGHLSEDIGNINLPPSLPLDGSYKKIMSEFPPYLINTYKEFLDILEPKGRGILTSYTVSFIVIDKGKREFKRIKVEDKNYEKYIKEKYGNVIITSIKRNYSKNKIIDDQYVRRVLAIGYLNTYKDEIEKTIEEKLNRLLSKEDKKYLKKYLELTSTFKAEEDVSGGILDIRCVEEKKLKELELKEMLEKEGLYKNGEPIDSLKEAIKLKNELSKKISFDILIKRFSEDVFKFYLYKTPDERARSNLFPSIMITPQKGFLTWMKVEGVDCVNVLDLKFKLEEELPKYQIPLKNVGGVALYLIHDWDVVERFNFDKKEIEDLLKKIALIEPLKEILISKNVDIKKLEKFGKVKKEKTKKFLSLLGGL, translated from the coding sequence ATGGATAATGCCAGTAACTTAATAAAAAGTGCTAATGAATTTTTGGACTCTTTAAGTGAACTTAATAACAAATTAAAAGAAGTAGTCATTAAGATAAAAAACAAAAATATTGATGAAATTGAATTAAATAATATAATATCTACATTAGAAGAGAATTTAAAAACTTTACAGAATTTAAAATCAAAGATGGAATTTTTAGAATTTGATTATCCATATAAAAATGTTGGAAAATTAAGAGGTAGTTATGATAGTGAAGGGTTACAGGAAATAGCAAATTATAGCTCATATCTAAGAAGAATTGCCAGTGAAAAAAAAGGAATTTTAGAGAGAGTTAAACATGCATTAGTTGCACATAAAATTGCATTAGGTCATTTAAGTGAAGATATTGGTAACATTAATCTACCCCCAAGTCTACCATTAGATGGGTCCTATAAAAAAATAATGTCTGAATTTCCCCCTTATTTAATAAATACTTACAAAGAGTTTTTAGATATATTAGAGCCGAAAGGCAGGGGTATTTTAACATCTTATACAGTCTCTTTTATAGTAATTGACAAAGGTAAAAGAGAATTTAAAAGAATAAAAGTTGAAGACAAAAATTATGAGAAGTACATTAAAGAAAAATATGGAAATGTTATAATTACTTCAATTAAGAGAAATTATTCAAAAAATAAAATTATTGACGATCAATATGTAAGAAGAGTTTTGGCTATTGGATATTTAAATACATATAAAGATGAGATTGAAAAAACCATTGAGGAAAAACTTAATAGATTACTTAGCAAAGAGGATAAAAAATATCTCAAAAAATATTTAGAATTAACTTCAACATTTAAAGCGGAAGAGGATGTAAGTGGTGGAATTCTTGACATAAGATGCGTAGAGGAAAAAAAGTTAAAAGAACTTGAACTTAAAGAAATGCTTGAAAAAGAAGGATTATACAAAAATGGAGAGCCAATAGACTCATTAAAAGAAGCAATTAAACTTAAAAATGAATTATCTAAGAAAATATCTTTTGATATTTTAATAAAAAGATTTTCAGAGGATGTCTTTAAATTTTACTTATATAAAACTCCTGATGAAAGAGCAAGGAGTAATTTATTTCCATCTATTATGATAACTCCACAGAAAGGATTTTTAACTTGGATGAAAGTTGAAGGAGTTGATTGTGTAAATGTCTTAGATTTAAAATTTAAATTAGAAGAGGAATTACCAAAATATCAGATTCCTTTAAAAAATGTTGGTGGAGTTGCCTTATATTTAATTCACGATTGGGATGTTGTGGAGAGATTTAACTTTGATAAAAAGGAGATTGAAGATTTACTCAAAAAAATTGCCTTAATTGAGCCATTAAAAGAAATATTAATCAGTAAAAATGTGGATATAAAGAAATTAGAAAAGTTTGGTAAAGTCAAAAAAGAGAAAACTAAAAAGTTTTTAAGTTTATTGGGAGGCTTGTAA
- the cca gene encoding CCA tRNA nucleotidyltransferase, translating to MEMEDNKLKNIENILKEVLKNIKPSKEEMERLQKMANTIIKEIWNIVKENNYPVLDVLLVGSSARNTNLKDDYDIDIFILFDKKVSEDELESIGLDIGVKVIEKLNGFYEINYASHPYVKGKVDRYDVDIVPCYKINFGEKIISAVDRTPLHHKFLKDRLNEKLCDEVRLLKAFLKSLGLYGSDVKTKGFSGYLCELLILHYKSFINLLKDVQNWKLKKIIILDDIFKLYENVDIKNLKKFDNSLVVYDPVDLNRNVASPLSKENYCKFIFYSQRFLKNPSIEFFKDYKEKINKILEDREHGYRLVLKIPRKDVVDDIIYPQMEKLQKSINKIIAKNEFVILESKCFADDNYCYLYWEFLVYKLPKVALREGPEIFKKERVEKFLKKYEKVFIKNCKLFAYTERKYCHIIDLFKDIVNGNLQNISIPKYVDPKKGEIEELSNYG from the coding sequence ATGGAAATGGAAGATAATAAATTAAAAAATATAGAAAACATTTTAAAAGAAGTTTTAAAAAATATAAAGCCATCTAAGGAAGAGATGGAAAGATTACAAAAAATGGCTAATACTATTATTAAAGAAATATGGAATATAGTTAAAGAAAATAACTATCCAGTTTTGGATGTCTTATTAGTTGGTTCTTCAGCAAGGAATACAAATTTAAAAGACGATTATGATATTGATATTTTTATACTATTTGATAAAAAAGTTTCAGAAGATGAATTGGAATCTATAGGCTTAGATATAGGAGTAAAAGTTATAGAGAAATTAAATGGTTTTTATGAAATAAACTATGCCTCTCACCCTTATGTTAAAGGTAAAGTTGATAGATATGATGTAGATATCGTCCCATGCTATAAAATAAACTTTGGAGAGAAGATAATTTCTGCTGTTGATAGAACCCCATTACATCACAAATTCTTAAAAGATAGATTAAATGAAAAATTATGCGATGAAGTTAGATTATTAAAGGCATTTTTAAAAAGTTTAGGACTATATGGCTCTGATGTTAAGACAAAAGGATTTTCTGGTTATCTATGTGAATTATTAATTTTACATTATAAATCATTTATAAATTTATTAAAGGATGTCCAAAATTGGAAATTAAAAAAAATTATAATATTAGATGATATTTTTAAACTTTATGAGAATGTTGATATAAAAAATTTAAAAAAGTTTGATAATTCCCTTGTAGTTTATGACCCAGTAGATTTAAATAGAAATGTTGCTTCACCATTAAGCAAGGAAAATTACTGTAAATTTATATTTTATTCTCAAAGATTTTTAAAAAATCCATCTATTGAGTTCTTTAAGGATTATAAAGAAAAAATAAATAAAATTTTAGAAGATAGAGAGCATGGATATAGATTGGTATTAAAAATTCCAAGAAAAGATGTTGTTGATGATATAATATATCCACAGATGGAAAAACTTCAAAAAAGTATAAATAAAATTATTGCTAAAAATGAGTTCGTAATTTTGGAAAGTAAGTGCTTTGCAGATGATAATTATTGCTATCTATATTGGGAATTTTTAGTATATAAATTACCAAAGGTTGCATTGAGGGAAGGGCCAGAAATATTTAAAAAGGAGAGAGTTGAAAAGTTTTTAAAAAAGTATGAAAAAGTATTTATTAAGAATTGTAAATTATTTGCATACACCGAGAGAAAGTATTGTCATATTATTGATTTATTTAAAGATATTGTTAATGGAAATTTACAGAACATATCAATTCCAAAGTATGTAGATCCTAAGAAGGGAGAAATTGAAGAGTTGAGCAATTATGGATAA
- a CDS encoding MraY family glycosyltransferase, protein MVVILIILSFLFSVVLCYFLMKKMINYKFGYDLHKSKKVKVPEMGGLAPLFSNVLFISFINAIFTLPIIASGIIGVIDDIAKLSPKEKLILLFITGLIIGTLFYKYSYIDLFGIFLIAIGITIYSNLTNMLAGFNGLEIGIGIIVTISMSIILFLNNHITGSILSLIFASSYFGLLIFNKYPAKIFPGDVGTLPIGAFLSVLAVLYKEYIPFLIITLPYIIDASLKYISAGVMSRDEHKPTTLKEDGKLYYLGGYLSLPRLILKFKPMKEYQLVLILWIIGIFFGILGIITSLYI, encoded by the coding sequence ATGGTTGTTATTTTAATTATATTATCATTTTTATTTTCAGTTGTATTATGTTATTTCCTAATGAAAAAGATGATTAATTATAAATTTGGCTACGATTTACACAAAAGTAAAAAAGTAAAAGTTCCAGAAATGGGAGGTTTAGCCCCATTATTTTCTAATGTTTTATTTATATCATTTATAAATGCAATTTTTACTTTACCAATAATTGCCTCTGGAATAATAGGAGTGATTGATGATATAGCCAAACTCTCTCCAAAAGAAAAATTGATATTGTTGTTTATAACGGGTTTAATCATTGGAACATTATTTTACAAATATTCATATATTGATTTATTCGGAATTTTTTTAATTGCCATAGGAATTACCATATATTCAAATTTAACAAATATGCTGGCTGGATTTAATGGATTAGAAATAGGGATAGGAATAATAGTAACAATTTCAATGAGTATAATTTTATTTTTAAACAATCATATAACTGGCTCTATACTATCTTTAATCTTTGCCTCTTCATACTTTGGATTGTTAATATTTAATAAATATCCAGCAAAAATATTTCCTGGAGATGTAGGAACCTTACCAATAGGAGCATTTTTATCAGTTTTAGCAGTTTTATATAAAGAATACATCCCCTTTTTAATTATAACCTTACCCTATATCATAGATGCCTCTTTAAAATATATTAGTGCTGGAGTTATGAGTAGAGATGAGCATAAACCAACAACTCTAAAAGAGGATGGAAAACTATATTATTTAGGAGGTTATTTATCACTACCAAGATTAATTTTAAAGTTTAAACCTATGAAAGAGTATCAATTAGTTTTAATATTGTGGATTATAGGAATATTTTTTGGAATTTTGGGGATAATAACATCATTATATATTTAA
- the asnB gene encoding asparagine synthase (glutamine-hydrolyzing), whose amino-acid sequence MCSISGIIIKEQPIPVKYAIDMMKILKHRGRDSSGMLIDDNIIYFKDFKDVENLNVDIKNITIGHNRLAIVGKYGNQPIPNEDENIWLVCNGEIYNYIELMEYLKENHEFKTDTDNEVIIHLYEEDKLEELDGDYAFAIYDKLKNILLLARDPFGVKPLFYVDTKKYFAFASERKALWHLLINIDNCKKDLDILNSKIKTLKPNSQLIYYLDNHRIEIIENFKDDFKNLNNNYKTNLCYEEAKKYLEKALKNAVLKRVRDLYRVGVICSGGVDSSLIAKLASLYCKEVILYAVGTENSEDLIYAEKLSKELNLPLRKKIISENEYEEYVFKVCRAIDEVDLMKIGVGIPIYVASELANKDGLKVVLSGQGADELFGGYARHERVYKEKGEEEFKKMLINDLTNIYKVNLERDDHCTMANGVELRVPFLDEDVVKVTLSLPTNYLISDLRKRILRDVASKYLPDYIAYRPKKAAQYGSGGEKIIYKVAKKYGFSKKKINEFLKLLKNRVIEDFIKNI is encoded by the coding sequence ATGTGCTCGATAAGTGGGATAATTATTAAAGAACAACCAATCCCTGTAAAATATGCAATAGATATGATGAAGATTTTGAAACATAGGGGTAGGGATAGTTCTGGAATGTTAATTGATGATAACATTATTTACTTTAAAGATTTTAAGGATGTTGAAAACTTAAATGTAGACATTAAAAACATCACTATAGGGCATAACAGATTGGCAATTGTAGGAAAATATGGAAACCAGCCAATTCCTAATGAGGATGAAAATATATGGTTAGTTTGTAATGGAGAAATTTATAACTATATTGAATTAATGGAATATTTAAAGGAAAATCATGAGTTTAAAACAGATACTGATAATGAGGTTATAATTCATCTATATGAAGAAGATAAATTGGAGGAATTGGATGGAGATTATGCATTTGCAATTTATGATAAATTAAAAAATATTCTATTGTTGGCGAGAGATCCTTTTGGAGTTAAGCCATTATTTTATGTTGATACTAAAAAATATTTCGCATTTGCTTCTGAAAGAAAAGCATTATGGCATTTGTTGATAAATATCGATAACTGCAAGAAAGATTTAGATATATTAAATAGCAAAATTAAGACATTGAAACCAAACTCTCAACTAATCTATTACTTAGATAACCACAGAATAGAGATTATAGAAAATTTCAAAGATGACTTTAAAAATCTAAATAATAATTATAAAACAAATTTATGTTATGAAGAGGCAAAAAAATACTTAGAAAAGGCATTAAAAAATGCTGTCTTAAAGAGAGTTAGAGACCTATATAGAGTGGGAGTTATATGCTCTGGAGGAGTTGATAGTTCTTTAATTGCAAAATTAGCATCTTTATATTGTAAAGAAGTTATTTTATATGCAGTAGGAACAGAAAATAGCGAAGATTTAATTTATGCTGAAAAATTAAGTAAAGAGTTAAATTTACCTCTAAGAAAGAAGATAATCTCTGAAAATGAATATGAAGAATATGTTTTTAAAGTATGTAGAGCAATTGACGAAGTTGATTTAATGAAAATAGGTGTGGGAATTCCAATTTATGTTGCCTCTGAACTTGCCAATAAAGATGGCTTAAAAGTTGTTCTATCTGGACAAGGGGCTGATGAACTATTTGGTGGCTATGCAAGACACGAAAGAGTTTATAAAGAAAAAGGAGAGGAAGAATTTAAAAAAATGTTAATAAATGATCTTACCAATATATACAAGGTAAATTTAGAGAGAGATGACCATTGCACAATGGCTAATGGTGTAGAGTTGAGAGTTCCATTTTTAGATGAAGATGTTGTTAAAGTGACATTATCTCTACCTACAAATTATTTAATTTCAGACCTTAGAAAAAGAATTCTAAGAGATGTAGCCTCAAAATATCTTCCAGATTATATAGCATATAGACCAAAAAAAGCGGCTCAATATGGTAGTGGTGGAGAAAAAATAATATATAAGGTGGCTAAAAAATATGGCTTCTCAAAGAAAAAAATTAATGAATTTTTAAAGTTATTAAAGAACAGAGTTATTGAAGATTTTATTAAAAACATTTAA